Proteins from one Ranitomeya variabilis isolate aRanVar5 chromosome 1, aRanVar5.hap1, whole genome shotgun sequence genomic window:
- the PRMT9 gene encoding protein arginine N-methyltransferase 9: MNGAGRRKHRKGRKAAQAAGRRELIAGSVSSAERCLRDRDYGTAYAHLLLVLSLAPELREDFKETFQYALFKWAEELYALSRSQDLFNCYEQALELFPKDDVICNSMGEQLFRLGFRDEAAGYFYKAVKLNPNSADAKENFFRVANWLVERWHFVMLNDVRRNRMYQKAIENAVQAGCKTVLDIGTGTGILSMFAKSAGAPHVYACELSKTMYDLACEVVAANHMEDKIKILHMKSHDVQVPEHIPERVSLVVTETVDAGLFGEGIVETLIHAWKYLLLEPKPKDASCGGYGQVIPAGAVVYGMVVECPEIRRHHRVCVNDVVGVNIEGVQFSSPVHCTHKSSEANEPYATEKMSRVPGGYKALSQPFQALTVDFNSLQDLESVASGKSFRISVLVQEQGHLDCFITWFVLHLDHEHSLSTGPGEETCWEQAVFPIQSIPADGYIVNRGDTVVLDVHCPDCYLRLDLVTVIRGGEDVSGMPSEDMPSDDMPSDDMAMENEADLCDALASLHTTHHKGTGQKLCILEPSEIALLNNVIYHENFRHAMSRVISSLALREKGTFRKDNDMVAPEEQSSDPLYILDVSEGFSVLPLIAAQLGKVKSYSSVEEKQHQAALERLSERNGISKERLEFWLKQLEASDDVLQRPKSDKLWSIIILDIVESCGLIRQEVMEKCAIARCLLQSGGKIFPQCVVIHGMLVESLTLVKESAVQGTEPTLGFNIAPSINQYKVPVHVFLNLSTLPCVRLSDPIELLRLDLMNPYSNNLSLATEVKVPICKSGQVTAVPFWYHLHLDEDFHVDTASEMSHWKQAAFVLDEPLRVEEGEEVFLGVHFQNSNVSMTLRRQS, encoded by the exons ATGAATGGAGCTGGCAGAAGAAAACATCGCAAGGGGCGGAAGGCGGCCCAGGCTGCCGGCAGGAGGGAGCTGATAGCCGGCTCTGTGAGCAGCGCGGAGCGGTGTCTGCGGGATCGGGACTATGGCACCGCATATGCGCACCTCCTGCTGGTGCTCAGCCTGGCTCCCGAGCTCAGGGAAGACTTCAAG GAGACTTTCCAATATGCCCTTTTCAAATGGGCAGAAGAGCTTTATGCCTTAAGCCGCAGTCAGGATCTGTTTAATTGTTATGAACAAGCTCTTGAACTGTTTCCGAAGGACGACGTGATCTGCAACAGTATGGGAGAACAGCTGTTCAG ATTGGGATTTCGAGATGAAGCCGCCGGTTACTTCTACAAGGCTGTAAAGTTGAACCCAAACTCGGCTGATGCCAAAGAAAATTTCTTCCGTGTAGCAAATTGGCTTGTGGAACGCTGGCATTTTGTGATGCTCAATGATGTTCGGAGGAATCGGATGTATCAGAAAGCAATTGAAAACGCTGTGCAGGCGGGCTGCAAAACTGTGCTGGATATTGGGACCGGCACTGGGATACTGAG CATGTTTGCCAAAAGCGCAGGGGCCCCTCACGTGTATGCCTGTGAACTCTCCAAGACCATGTATGACCTGGCCTGTGAGGTTGTGGCTGCTAATCACATGGAAGACAAGATCAAGATTCTGCACATGAAGTCTCACGATGTTCAAGTCCCTGAGCATATACCTGAAAG GGTCTCCTTGGTTGTCACAGAGACTGTAGACGCTGGATTGTTTGGTGAAGGGATTGTGGAAACACTCATCCATGCCTGGAAATACTTACTTCTAGAGCCTAAG cccAAAGATGCCAGCTGTGGTGGGTATGGACAGGTAATACCCGCGGGAGCTGTTGTGTATGGCATGGTTGTGGAATGCCCAGAGATCCGCAGGCATCACAG GGTGTGTGTAAATGACGTTGTTGGTGTGAACATAGAAGGTGTGCAGTTTTCCAGTCCGGTACATTGCACTCACAAATCTAGTGAGGCCAATGAGCCGTACGCTACAGAGAAGATGAGCAGAGTGCCCGGGGGATACAAAGCGCTGAGCCAGCCTTTCCAGGCACTGACTGTAGACTTTAATAGCCTGCAG GATTTGGAAAGTGTGGCCTCTGGAAAGTCCTTCAGGATCTCTGTTCTGGTCCAAGAACAAGGGCATCTCGACTGTTTCATAACTTGGTTTGTTCTGCATCTGGATCATGAGCACAGCCTGTCAACTGGACCTGGTGAAGAGACGTGCTGGGAGCAAGCCGTATTCCCTATCCAGAGTATCCCTG CTGATGGTTATATTGTTAACCGTGGGGATACAGTAGTACTGGACGTACACTGTCCTGACTGTTACCTAAGGTTAGACCTGGTCACGGTGATCAGAGGAGGGGAAGACGTCAGTGGCATGCCCTCCGAAGACATGCCCTCCGATGACATGCCCTCCGATGACATGGCAATGGAGAATGAGGCGGACTTGTGCGATGCTTTGGCCAGTCTCCACACCACACATCACAAGGGCACAGGACAGAAGCTGTGCATACTGGAGCCCAGTGAGATAGCCCTGCTTAATAATGTTATATACCATGAGAACTTCCGCCACGCTATGAGTAGAGTCATATCTTCTCTGGCACTTCGAGAGAAGGGCACATTCAGGAAGGACAATGATATGGTGGCGCCAGAAGAACAATCTTCAGACCCTCTGTACATACTGGACGTGTCTGAAGGGTTTTCTGTATTACCTCTGATTGCCGCACAGCTTGGAAAAGTGAAGTCTTACAGCTCTGTTGAAGAGAAGCAGCACCAAGCTGCCCTGGAGAGGTTATCGGAGAGGAACGGTATCTCAAAAGAGAGGCTAGAGTTTTGGCTGAAGCAACTGGAGGCAAGTGATGATGTTTTACAGAGACCCAAGTCTGACAAGTTGTGGAGCATCATTATTCTAGATATCGTTGAGTCTTGTGGTCTGATCAGACAAGAGGTGATGGAGAAATGCGCCATTGCAAG GTGCTTACTTCAGTCTGGAGGAAAGATCTTCCCTCAGTGTGTGGTCATCCATGGCATGCTGGTAGAGTCCCTCACTTTGGTGAAGGAGAGTGCAGTACAAGGCACAGAACCCACCCTAGGTTTTAATATAGCACCATCTATTAATCAGTACAAG GTGCCTGTGCACGTGTTCCTGAATCTCTCCACCCTGCCTTGTGTTCGTTTAAGTGATCCAATAGAATTGCTGAGGCTGGATTTAATGAACCCATATTCTAACAATCTAAGCTTAGCTACTGAAGTAAAG
- the LOC143801552 gene encoding uncharacterized protein LOC143801552 — translation MSESEQQVMQEAVQRSPEQAQVQRRLHPQQQRKGNSSSVQRSSSGRSESQRSRGSAKTTRPATIPADTVTRPETGRKSTAKTKHRECAICSDELPSSWEKRLCSVCIKKTIQEETPSFASELKSLIKSQVESAIKGIKATKKKHKKTPESPVSSADESESELSDSNNSSDSDTSSVSSEGGRSCFPIEETDALVKAVRATMGLVEERPKKTAQDIMFSGLEQKRKRAFPVNEKIHSLIKREWKKPDKKALLTPKRKYPFDDPACSSWSKAPKLDVAIAKASKKFALPFEDMGTLKDPMDKKAEVFLKNSWEAAGGGLKPAVAATCTARALMVWLEHLDSQLKGKVSRDTIQKSVSVMKGAAAFLADASVDSARLAARAAAFSNAARRALWLKCWPGDLQTKTKLCSIPCEGEFLFGTTLDDILEKAEDKKNWS, via the exons atgagcgaaagcgagcagcaggttatgcaggaagccgtccagcgatctcctgagcaggcacaagtgcagcggcgtctgcacccacagcagcagcgcaaaggaaactcgtcctctgtacagcgcagcagcagcggacgatcagagtctcaacgcagtcgggggtctgcaaaaaccacacggccggcgacgattccagcggatacagtcaccaggcctgagacg GGGAGGAAAAGTACAGCCAAAACTAAGCACAGagaatgtgccatatgttcagacgagctgccttcctcctgggagaagagactatgcagcgtctgtataaaaaagacgattcaggaggaaaccccatcatttgcatccgaattaaagtcactaataaaaagccaggtggaaagtgccattaaaggcattaaagccacaaagaaaaaacataagaaaacaccTGAGTCCCCCGTATCCAGTGCGgacgagtcagagagtgaactatctGACTCGAATAATTCGTCAGATtctgacacctcttcagtatcctctgagggggggcgcagttgcttccctatcgaggaaacagacgctttagtgaaagcggtcagagcaacaatgggtctagtggaggagagacctaaaaaaacagcgcaggacataatgttcagcggtctggaacaaaaaagaaaaagagcatttccagtaaatgagaaaattcactctctaattaaaagagagtggaaaaaaccagacaaaaaagctctcctcacccccaaaagaaaatacccgtttgatgacccagcctgctcatcctggagtaaggcaccaaaattagatgtggccatagcaaaggcctcaaaaaagtttgccctaccttttgaggacatgggtaccttaaaagatccgatggacaaaaaagccgaggttTTTCTAAAAAACTCTTGGGAAGCGGCAGGAGGCGGACTTAAACCAGCGGTCGCGGCCACCTGCACAGCtcgcgcgctaatggtgtggcttgagcacttggattcccaattaaaagGGAAAGTCTCTAGAGACACgattcaaaaatcagtgtccgtaatgaaaggtgcagcagcctttttggcggatgcatctgtagactcagccagactagcagccagggctgccgccttttcgaacgccgcaagacgtgccctgtggctaaaatgttggccaggggaccttcagacaaagacaaaactatgttcaataccctgtgagggggaattcttgttcggcacaacgctagatgacatcctcgagaaagccgaggacaagaaaaa CTGGTCCTAG